One Solirubrobacter pauli DNA segment encodes these proteins:
- a CDS encoding response regulator transcription factor codes for MLRVLVAEDEDGTRLSLAHVLRTEGYEVEEARDGIEAERLGTEGDHALVLLDVEMPGLDGVEVCRRIRAARPSVPIVMLTGRSTELDAIRGLDAGADDYVAKPFRLQELLARVRAHVRRSNPDVVAAGDVRVDKLGRRVWHGDEELALSPREFDLLAFLVHNATRTVTREEVMNAVWNGEWQGSNKTLDMNVVALRRKLGDDARAPRHVITVRGVGLRFEP; via the coding sequence GTGCTGCGGGTGCTGGTGGCGGAGGACGAGGACGGAACCCGGTTGTCGCTCGCGCACGTCCTGCGGACGGAGGGCTACGAGGTCGAAGAGGCCCGGGACGGCATCGAAGCGGAGCGGCTCGGCACCGAGGGCGACCATGCGCTCGTGCTGCTCGACGTGGAGATGCCCGGGCTGGACGGCGTCGAGGTCTGCCGTCGGATCCGGGCCGCGCGGCCGAGCGTGCCGATCGTGATGCTCACCGGGCGCAGCACCGAGCTGGACGCGATCCGTGGGCTCGACGCCGGCGCCGACGACTACGTGGCCAAGCCGTTTCGCCTGCAGGAGCTGCTCGCCCGCGTGCGCGCGCACGTGCGACGGTCGAACCCCGACGTGGTCGCCGCCGGGGACGTGCGCGTCGACAAGCTCGGCCGGCGCGTCTGGCACGGCGACGAAGAGCTCGCGCTCAGCCCGCGCGAGTTCGACCTGCTGGCGTTCCTCGTCCACAACGCGACCCGCACGGTCACGCGCGAGGAGGTCATGAACGCCGTCTGGAACGGCGAGTGGCAGGGCTCGAACAAGACGCTGGACATGAACGTCGTGGCGCTCCGGCGCAAGCTGGGGGACGACGCGCGGGCCCCGCGGCACGTCATCACCGTGCGCGGTGTGGGCCTGCGCTTCGAGCCTTGA
- the cobF gene encoding precorrin-6A synthase (deacetylating), translated as MGADADTRRVWVIGIGAGDPAWMTLAAARALEAVDVVFVFQKGDDDELAAARRALLPAGVREVVIEDPPRGRGAAAVAEWRARRVALVREAVAAEDGEGAFLAWGDPSLYDGLIDVLREAGLGVRVVPGISAVSALAAQFGIAINRVGGSVLITSGRRLAADGWPDAVGDVVVMLDADLTFRAFPDAEIYWGAYLGTPDELLLSGVVAEVSDEIARVRSAARERKGWMFDTYLLRRVAPG; from the coding sequence ATGGGGGCCGATGCTGACACGCGCCGCGTCTGGGTGATCGGGATCGGGGCGGGAGATCCCGCCTGGATGACGCTCGCCGCGGCGCGGGCGCTGGAGGCCGTGGACGTCGTGTTCGTCTTCCAGAAGGGCGACGACGACGAGCTGGCCGCGGCCCGGCGCGCGCTGCTGCCGGCCGGCGTGCGCGAGGTCGTGATCGAGGACCCGCCGCGCGGGCGCGGTGCCGCGGCGGTGGCCGAGTGGCGGGCGCGCCGGGTGGCGCTCGTCCGCGAGGCGGTGGCGGCCGAGGACGGCGAGGGCGCGTTCCTCGCCTGGGGCGATCCGTCGCTGTACGACGGGCTGATCGACGTGCTGCGCGAGGCCGGCCTCGGCGTGCGCGTCGTGCCAGGGATCTCCGCCGTGTCCGCGCTGGCCGCGCAGTTCGGGATCGCGATCAACCGCGTCGGCGGCTCGGTGCTGATCACGAGCGGGCGCCGGCTGGCCGCGGACGGCTGGCCCGACGCGGTGGGCGACGTGGTCGTGATGCTCGACGCCGACCTCACCTTCCGGGCGTTCCCGGACGCCGAGATCTATTGGGGCGCCTACCTCGGCACGCCGGACGAGCTGCTGCTGTCCGGCGTGGTCGCCGAGGTGTCAGATGAGATCGCGCGCGTCAGGAGTGCGGCGCGCGAGCGGAAAGGCTGGATGTTCGATACGTACCTGCTGCGGCGGGTCGCACCTGGCTGA
- a CDS encoding response regulator, producing the protein MARVLVVDDAAFMRKMVSDALTKAGHEVIAEATNGQEAVDQFQALKPDLATLDITMPEKDGLAALAEIMSLDPTARVIMCSALGQESKVMESIKLGARDFVVKPFKADRVQEAVEKALA; encoded by the coding sequence ATGGCCCGCGTTCTCGTCGTCGACGACGCCGCGTTCATGCGCAAGATGGTGTCCGACGCCCTTACCAAGGCCGGCCACGAAGTGATCGCCGAAGCGACGAACGGCCAGGAGGCCGTCGACCAGTTCCAGGCGCTCAAGCCTGATCTGGCCACGCTCGACATCACCATGCCCGAGAAGGACGGCCTCGCCGCCCTCGCCGAGATCATGTCGCTCGACCCCACCGCGCGCGTGATCATGTGCTCCGCCCTCGGCCAGGAGTCGAAGGTCATGGAGTCGATCAAGCTCGGCGCCCGTGACTTCGTGGTCAAGCCGTTCAAGGCCGACCGCGTGCAGGAAGCGGTCGAGAAGGCGCTCGCCTAG
- a CDS encoding Hpt domain-containing protein has product MTLDPAQLAELETTLGADTLHELLVAYREDLATRLAQLRTATDPEAIRHHAHGLRSGAASFGAAALAAAARDVELGGGSLAAVEHAASAVDAALGARLA; this is encoded by the coding sequence TTGACGCTGGACCCGGCGCAGCTCGCCGAGCTGGAGACGACGCTCGGCGCGGACACCCTGCACGAGCTGCTCGTCGCGTACCGCGAGGACCTCGCGACGCGGCTGGCGCAGCTCCGGACCGCAACCGACCCGGAGGCGATCCGACACCACGCGCATGGACTGCGCTCGGGCGCGGCCAGCTTCGGCGCGGCGGCCTTGGCCGCCGCGGCGCGTGATGTCGAGCTCGGCGGCGGCTCGCTGGCCGCCGTGGAGCACGCGGCGTCCGCAGTGGACGCCGCGCTCGGTGCTCGGCTCGCCTAG
- a CDS encoding chemotaxis protein CheA has protein sequence MDETAEYLPMFLAEGREHLQELNLAVVRIEETPDDQATVDEIFRIAHSLKGMSATMGFAGMAALTHEMEDVFELLRQRAGGLERSAVDVLLECLDALEAATDAIETSGAEEITPEPLIARLRTLVRDDEAPTGLTPADVEAEAPTSLATVIEPPENLSELAQGRRVVQVLAELVEDASIPSVRAYMVLSTLAELGETLACRPAPDDVETFKGTEIVAWLVSDRTDAELAEAAASIAEIADATAIEAVPDAAVDAPEEAPETAAAAVAAAEPAKAAAAPRGNHGSSTVRVDAERLDQLMHAMGELVLHRTHVEGLAAHADIPGLPQALQALTRTSHALQAMVMQVRMIPVEAVLLRFPRLVRDLSVKLSKQVELELIGKDTELDRSVVDSLGDPLVHLIRNSLDHGLEGPEERRAAGKPETGKLEISARHAGGNVVISVKDDGRGVDPARVAQKAFERGLITAEAVDSIDMARATELLFHPGFSTADVTSDISGRGVGMDAVRVAIRGLGGEVTMTSVLGQGTTSEIRLPLTLAIMAALLVQADGRAFAIPLDRIERTVRLADQTVRSVAGSRMLVMSDGVMPLVDASEQFGGSRDNDAAFAVIVRGNGQRLAFAVAAMDGQRELVTRPLPPEVADGSALSGAAVLSDGQIALIVDCDAVAEGVA, from the coding sequence GTGGACGAGACCGCCGAATATCTCCCGATGTTCCTGGCCGAGGGCCGGGAGCACCTGCAGGAGCTCAACCTTGCCGTGGTGCGCATCGAGGAGACGCCTGATGATCAGGCGACCGTCGACGAGATCTTCCGGATCGCGCACTCGCTCAAGGGCATGAGCGCGACCATGGGCTTCGCCGGCATGGCGGCGCTCACGCACGAGATGGAAGACGTGTTCGAGCTCCTGCGCCAGCGCGCGGGTGGGCTCGAGCGCTCCGCCGTCGACGTGCTCCTCGAGTGCCTGGACGCGCTCGAGGCCGCGACCGACGCGATCGAGACCAGTGGCGCCGAGGAGATCACCCCCGAGCCGCTGATCGCTCGCCTGCGCACCCTGGTGCGCGACGATGAGGCCCCCACGGGCCTCACGCCCGCCGACGTCGAGGCCGAGGCTCCCACGAGCCTCGCGACCGTCATCGAGCCGCCGGAGAACCTGAGCGAGCTGGCCCAGGGCCGGCGCGTGGTCCAGGTGCTGGCCGAGCTCGTCGAGGACGCCTCGATCCCGTCCGTGCGCGCCTACATGGTGCTGTCGACGCTCGCCGAGCTCGGCGAGACGCTCGCCTGCCGCCCCGCGCCGGACGACGTGGAGACCTTCAAGGGCACCGAGATCGTCGCCTGGCTGGTGAGCGACCGGACCGACGCCGAGCTGGCCGAGGCCGCCGCGTCGATCGCCGAGATCGCCGACGCCACCGCCATCGAGGCCGTCCCCGACGCTGCCGTCGACGCGCCCGAGGAGGCCCCGGAGACCGCCGCGGCCGCCGTCGCCGCCGCCGAGCCGGCCAAGGCCGCCGCCGCCCCGCGCGGCAACCACGGCTCCTCGACCGTCCGCGTCGACGCCGAGCGCCTCGACCAGCTGATGCACGCCATGGGCGAGCTCGTGCTGCACCGGACGCACGTCGAGGGCCTCGCCGCGCACGCCGACATCCCGGGCCTGCCGCAGGCCCTGCAGGCGCTGACGCGCACCTCGCACGCGCTGCAGGCGATGGTCATGCAGGTCCGCATGATCCCGGTCGAGGCCGTGCTGCTGCGCTTCCCGCGGCTCGTGCGCGACCTCTCGGTCAAGCTCTCCAAGCAGGTCGAGCTCGAGCTCATCGGCAAGGACACCGAGCTGGATCGCAGCGTCGTCGACTCGCTCGGCGACCCGCTGGTCCACCTCATCCGCAACTCGCTCGACCACGGCCTCGAAGGCCCGGAGGAGCGCCGCGCGGCCGGCAAGCCGGAGACCGGCAAGCTGGAGATCTCGGCGCGTCACGCCGGCGGCAACGTGGTCATCTCCGTCAAGGACGACGGCCGCGGCGTCGACCCGGCCCGCGTCGCCCAGAAGGCGTTCGAGCGTGGCCTGATCACGGCCGAGGCCGTCGACTCGATCGACATGGCCCGCGCGACCGAGCTGCTGTTCCACCCCGGCTTCTCGACGGCCGACGTCACCTCCGACATCTCCGGCCGCGGCGTCGGCATGGACGCCGTGCGGGTCGCCATCCGCGGCCTCGGCGGCGAGGTGACGATGACGTCCGTCCTCGGCCAGGGAACGACTTCCGAGATCCGCCTGCCGTTGACGCTGGCGATCATGGCCGCCCTGCTCGTGCAGGCCGACGGGCGCGCGTTCGCGATCCCGCTGGACCGCATCGAGCGCACCGTGCGGCTCGCCGACCAGACCGTGCGCTCCGTCGCCGGCAGCCGGATGCTCGTCATGAGCGACGGCGTGATGCCGCTCGTCGACGCCTCCGAGCAGTTCGGCGGCTCGCGCGACAACGACGCGGCGTTCGCCGTGATCGTGCGCGGCAACGGCCAGCGGCTGGCGTTCGCGGTGGCGGCGATGGACGGCCAGCGCGAGCTGGTCACACGGCCGCTGCCGCCGGAAGTTGCCGACGGCTCGGCCCTCTCGGGCGCTGCCGTCCTGTCGGACGGGCAGATCGCCCTGATCGTCGATTGCGACGCCGTCGCAGAGGGAGTCGCGTGA
- a CDS encoding chemotaxis protein CheC, with translation MSASYNEVQLDALRELANIGAGTASTALSEMLGRSIDLAVPDVFVLPMADAIDQLGPAEQDITGIMLGVEGELPGTVLMLLTPENAEKICVMLGLPPDSELAPSALGEIGNVVGTSYLNALAGMTGIAVEPTPPTTVTDMLGAIVESILAVRAMSSDRTLLLDSSLIVEGEDCSIVFLLVPDHGGAEELLERIGLA, from the coding sequence GTGAGCGCTTCATACAACGAGGTCCAGCTCGACGCATTGCGCGAGCTGGCCAACATCGGGGCCGGCACGGCCTCGACCGCCCTGTCCGAGATGCTCGGCCGCTCGATCGACCTTGCCGTACCGGATGTGTTCGTCCTGCCGATGGCCGACGCCATCGACCAGCTCGGCCCGGCCGAGCAGGACATCACGGGCATCATGCTCGGCGTCGAGGGCGAGCTGCCCGGCACCGTCCTGATGCTGCTGACGCCCGAGAACGCCGAGAAGATCTGCGTCATGCTCGGCCTGCCGCCCGACTCGGAGCTGGCGCCGTCGGCGCTGGGCGAGATCGGCAACGTCGTCGGCACGTCCTACCTCAACGCGCTGGCCGGCATGACCGGCATCGCCGTCGAGCCGACCCCGCCCACGACCGTGACGGACATGCTCGGCGCGATCGTCGAGTCGATCCTCGCGGTCCGCGCCATGTCGAGCGATCGCACCCTGCTGCTGGACTCGAGCCTCATCGTGGAGGGCGAGGACTGCTCGATCGTCTTCCTGCTCGTCCCCGACCACGGTGGGGCCGAGGAGCTGCTCGAGCGCATCGGGTTGGCATGA
- a CDS encoding precorrin-6A/cobalt-precorrin-6A reductase, with protein sequence MRVLILGGTQEARALKALLGDDAILALARTTRFGGADGLARYVREQGITTIVDATHPFATRISANAQHAGVRVIRLERPGFTPQPGDDWTYVDTLADADLPADARVFLTTGHHELETLRAHPAFFLVRALTPPPVLPPHRELVLAKGPFALAGELELIERHRLTHLVTKDSGGPDAKLEAARKTALRVILIRRPLKPAVQQSAATPGEVRLLLSD encoded by the coding sequence ATGCGGGTGCTGATCTTAGGCGGGACGCAGGAGGCCCGAGCGCTGAAGGCGCTGCTCGGCGACGACGCGATCCTCGCGCTCGCCCGCACCACGCGCTTCGGCGGCGCCGACGGGCTCGCCCGCTACGTGCGCGAGCAGGGGATCACGACCATCGTCGACGCGACCCACCCGTTCGCGACCCGCATCAGCGCCAACGCGCAGCACGCCGGTGTGCGCGTGATCCGCCTCGAGCGCCCGGGCTTCACACCGCAGCCCGGCGACGACTGGACCTACGTCGACACGCTCGCGGACGCCGACCTGCCCGCCGACGCGCGCGTCTTCCTCACCACCGGCCACCACGAGCTGGAGACGCTCCGGGCCCACCCCGCGTTCTTCCTCGTGCGCGCGCTCACCCCGCCCCCGGTGCTCCCGCCGCACCGCGAGCTGGTGCTCGCCAAGGGTCCGTTCGCCCTGGCGGGCGAGCTGGAGCTGATCGAGCGCCACCGGCTTACCCACCTCGTGACCAAGGACAGCGGCGGCCCGGACGCCAAGCTCGAGGCCGCACGCAAGACGGCCCTGCGCGTGATCCTCATCCGTCGCCCGCTGAAACCGGCCGTGCAGCAGAGCGCCGCCACGCCGGGTGAAGTCCGACTCCTCCTATCGGACTAA
- a CDS encoding chemotaxis protein CheD yields MSDLMARMGELCASGTVGDQLVALGLGSCIGLVLLDRRKGVAGLAHIVLPASEGHKELNPLKFADKAVPELIRQVTARGGRKPMFEAILVGGASMFAGAGSTLEVGVRNAAAVREALAKERIRIHAEDTGGTKGRTVRVDPATGIVTVRKAGSKDEQLYPALSKTSHTRVLQEVA; encoded by the coding sequence ATGAGCGACCTGATGGCACGCATGGGCGAGCTCTGCGCCTCCGGCACCGTCGGAGACCAGCTCGTCGCGCTCGGCCTCGGCTCCTGCATCGGCCTCGTGCTGCTGGACCGCCGCAAGGGCGTCGCCGGCCTCGCGCACATCGTGCTGCCGGCGTCCGAGGGCCACAAAGAGCTCAACCCGCTCAAGTTCGCCGACAAGGCCGTCCCCGAGCTGATCCGTCAAGTGACGGCGCGCGGTGGGCGGAAGCCGATGTTCGAGGCGATCCTCGTCGGTGGCGCGAGCATGTTCGCCGGCGCGGGCTCGACCCTCGAGGTCGGCGTCCGCAACGCGGCGGCGGTGCGCGAGGCGCTCGCGAAGGAGCGCATCCGCATCCACGCGGAGGACACCGGCGGCACCAAGGGCCGCACGGTGCGCGTGGACCCTGCCACCGGCATCGTCACGGTCCGCAAGGCGGGCTCCAAGGACGAGCAGCTGTACCCCGCACTTTCCAAGACTTCCCATACCCGTGTACTCCAGGAGGTGGCCTGA
- a CDS encoding glucose-1-phosphate adenylyltransferase family protein, with product MPRLKTLVLILAGGAGGRLELLTHSRAKPAVPFAGTHRLIDFPLSNCFNAQIDDVWISQQFNPVSLSDHLANGRPWDLDRTAGGLLVLHPRQGNEAGTGFQEGTGEALWSQAELIREFDPDALVVVSADAVYKLDYAALAEEHREAGKAVTMVTTEVDPDDADRYGVVQVDGERVTEYVYKPDEPKGNLISNEVFVFTPEPVLQVLDELVEEKGQDDLEDLGHFLLPRLTDAGEVRAHRFDGYWRDVGTIPAFHQAHMELVSGEPPIDLDDPDWPILTRAIANRASAQLLAGARIDAALVAPGAKVAGTVTRSVLGRGVIVEPGATVEDSVLLPGAVVRAGATVRNAIIDDHVEVRANVGEARGDIALVGLHATVEDDLPSGARFPQVEDD from the coding sequence GTGCCCCGACTCAAGACCCTCGTCCTGATCCTCGCCGGCGGTGCCGGCGGTCGCCTGGAGCTGCTCACGCACTCGCGCGCGAAGCCCGCCGTGCCGTTCGCCGGCACGCACCGGCTGATCGACTTCCCGCTCAGCAACTGCTTCAACGCGCAGATCGACGACGTCTGGATCTCGCAGCAGTTCAACCCGGTGTCGCTGAGCGACCACTTGGCGAACGGGCGGCCGTGGGACCTCGACCGCACGGCCGGCGGGCTGCTCGTGCTGCACCCGCGGCAGGGCAACGAGGCGGGCACCGGGTTCCAGGAGGGCACGGGCGAGGCGCTCTGGAGCCAGGCCGAGCTGATCCGTGAGTTCGATCCCGACGCGCTCGTCGTCGTGAGCGCCGACGCGGTCTACAAGCTCGACTACGCCGCGCTCGCCGAGGAGCACCGCGAGGCGGGCAAGGCGGTGACGATGGTCACGACCGAGGTCGACCCCGACGACGCGGATCGCTACGGCGTCGTGCAGGTCGACGGCGAGCGGGTGACCGAGTACGTCTACAAGCCCGACGAGCCGAAGGGCAACCTGATCTCCAACGAGGTCTTCGTCTTCACGCCCGAGCCGGTCCTGCAGGTGCTCGACGAGCTGGTCGAGGAGAAGGGGCAGGACGACCTCGAGGACCTGGGGCACTTCCTGCTGCCGCGGCTGACCGACGCGGGCGAGGTCCGCGCGCACCGCTTCGACGGGTACTGGCGCGACGTCGGCACGATCCCCGCGTTCCACCAGGCGCACATGGAGCTCGTCTCCGGCGAGCCGCCGATCGACCTCGACGATCCCGACTGGCCGATCCTCACCCGCGCGATCGCCAACCGCGCGTCCGCCCAACTGCTGGCGGGCGCGCGGATCGACGCGGCGCTCGTGGCGCCGGGCGCGAAGGTGGCGGGCACGGTGACGCGCAGCGTGCTGGGGCGCGGCGTGATCGTCGAGCCGGGCGCGACGGTCGAGGACTCGGTGCTGCTGCCGGGCGCGGTCGTCCGCGCCGGCGCGACCGTCCGCAACGCGATCATCGACGACCACGTCGAGGTGCGCGCGAACGTGGGGGAGGCCCGCGGCGACATCGCGCTCGTGGGCCTGCACGCCACCGTCGAGGACGATCTGCCCAGCGGCGCACGGTTCCCGCAGGTGGAAGACGACTGA
- a CDS encoding lytic transglycosylase domain-containing protein — translation MRGLLALILAIATPSQAPPLPAADAPLPKAPAPLAEAFTATTRQLRATAWDGTGTSVPNDVTLLALHHQRLLRRMAEERRLGDATLARLPGDVRGEARDTVQARRLLDAIPRGKPPKVRVAPAAPAADLRAHYADAERRFGIHWSVLAAINLVESAFGRVRSASEAGARGPMQFLPSTWAAYGEGGDIDDPHDAILAAARYLRAAGAPKQLDRALYAYNHSTAYVRAVRRYAARMRTDERVFRTYYAWQVYVRTPAGGARRITGPGA, via the coding sequence GTGCGCGGTCTGCTCGCCCTCATCCTCGCGATCGCGACGCCGTCGCAAGCCCCGCCGCTCCCGGCAGCCGACGCGCCGTTGCCGAAGGCGCCCGCGCCGCTCGCCGAGGCGTTCACCGCCACCACGCGGCAGCTCCGCGCCACCGCCTGGGACGGCACCGGGACGAGCGTCCCGAACGACGTCACGCTCCTGGCGCTGCACCATCAGCGCCTCCTGCGCCGCATGGCCGAGGAGCGGCGGCTGGGTGACGCGACACTCGCACGGCTGCCCGGCGACGTCCGCGGCGAGGCGCGCGACACCGTCCAGGCCCGCCGCCTGCTCGACGCCATCCCGCGCGGCAAGCCGCCGAAGGTCCGCGTCGCGCCCGCGGCGCCCGCCGCCGACCTGCGCGCCCACTACGCCGACGCCGAGCGCCGCTTCGGCATCCACTGGTCCGTGCTCGCCGCGATCAACCTCGTCGAGTCGGCGTTCGGCCGCGTCCGCAGCGCGAGCGAGGCCGGCGCCCGCGGCCCGATGCAGTTCCTCCCGTCCACCTGGGCCGCCTACGGCGAGGGCGGCGACATCGACGACCCGCACGACGCGATCCTCGCCGCCGCCCGCTACCTGCGCGCGGCGGGCGCGCCGAAGCAGCTCGACCGCGCCCTCTACGCCTACAACCACTCGACGGCCTACGTGCGCGCCGTCCGCCGCTACGCCGCCCGCATGCGCACCGACGAGCGCGTGTTCCGCACCTACTACGCGTGGCAGGTCTACGTCCGCACGCCCGCCGGCGGCGCCCGCCGGATCACCGGCCCGGGCGCGTGA
- a CDS encoding response regulator transcription factor: MPPPRRALVIEDTPSARMLVAALLTQQGFCVETADDGEAGIDAARATDPELVILDVGLPGSDGFTTCRSLREFSDAYVLMLTAQDSELDKVIGFEAGADDYITKPFSTAEFIARVQALLRRPRRLQTVPVGLPAEEARTFGALVVNPAAREACLDGAPLSLTRREFDLLDVLSGSPRVAFTRAQLLERVWGENWFGDDHLVGVHISNLRRKLGDDGRNPHFILTVRGIGFRMGPGR, from the coding sequence ATGCCCCCTCCGCGTCGAGCCCTCGTCATCGAGGACACGCCCTCCGCCCGGATGCTCGTCGCCGCCCTCCTCACCCAGCAGGGGTTCTGCGTCGAGACCGCCGACGACGGCGAGGCCGGCATCGACGCCGCACGGGCCACGGACCCCGAGCTGGTCATCCTCGACGTCGGCCTGCCCGGCAGCGACGGCTTCACGACCTGCCGCTCGCTGCGCGAGTTCAGCGACGCGTACGTCCTCATGCTCACGGCGCAGGACTCCGAGCTCGACAAGGTGATCGGCTTCGAGGCCGGCGCCGACGACTACATCACCAAGCCGTTCTCGACGGCCGAGTTCATCGCACGCGTGCAGGCGCTGCTGCGCCGCCCGCGGCGCCTGCAGACCGTGCCCGTCGGGCTGCCGGCCGAGGAAGCGCGCACGTTCGGCGCGCTCGTGGTCAACCCGGCCGCGCGTGAGGCGTGCCTGGACGGCGCGCCGCTGAGCCTGACCCGCCGCGAGTTCGACCTGCTGGACGTGCTCAGCGGCTCACCGCGCGTCGCGTTCACGCGCGCGCAGCTGCTCGAGCGGGTCTGGGGCGAGAACTGGTTCGGCGACGACCACCTGGTCGGCGTCCACATCTCGAACCTGCGCCGCAAGCTCGGCGACGACGGCCGCAACCCGCACTTCATCCTGACCGTGCGCGGGATCGGCTTCCGGATGGGTCCCGGGCGTTGA
- a CDS encoding DUF2188 domain-containing protein, giving the protein MSTSTIHVEPDQRGSWLVRRDAERVSEHHTATDAERAARVAARRFSCSSVVLHDRYRRTREIAVSDRL; this is encoded by the coding sequence ATGAGCACCAGCACCATTCACGTCGAGCCCGATCAGCGCGGATCGTGGCTCGTCCGACGCGACGCCGAGCGCGTCTCGGAGCATCACACGGCCACGGACGCCGAGCGTGCCGCCCGCGTCGCCGCCCGCCGCTTCTCCTGCAGCAGCGTCGTGCTTCACGACCGCTACCGCCGTACCCGCGAGATCGCGGTCTCCGACCGCCTGTAG
- a CDS encoding low temperature requirement protein A, whose translation MTATQEPRHRIVRADPREATVSPLELFFDLVFVFALTQVTAFLAEDPTFAQLGRGLVILAIIWWAWSGYAWLTSTVDPELLLPRLVMFGAMAAMLVMTLATPGAFTGDGVVWGLGYLAVRLLHAALFALAARGDVALSKAVLSLVGSLIPGAGLIIVASTVVDEGSARDLLWIAALVLDYGIVLGRGVGGWHVHAAHFAERFGLVLIIALGESIVAIGVGAEGIELSGQVILAGVLAVGIACVLWWLYFDVVAVVAEHRFVEATGLAQLKIARDSYALLHLPMIAGIVLFALGVKKVIGHTEDPLKDMPAVALCGGLALYLLAHVAFRLRNVGSVNVPRIVTAAACLALIPVATSAAGVVTLGLLLAVFAALTAFEVVRYAEARARIRAARVGR comes from the coding sequence GTGACCGCCACTCAGGAGCCTCGCCACCGGATCGTCCGCGCCGACCCGCGCGAGGCGACGGTGTCGCCGCTGGAGCTGTTCTTCGACCTCGTGTTCGTGTTCGCGCTCACGCAGGTGACGGCGTTCCTCGCGGAGGACCCGACGTTCGCGCAGCTCGGGCGCGGGCTCGTGATCCTGGCGATCATCTGGTGGGCGTGGTCGGGCTACGCGTGGCTGACGAGCACGGTCGACCCCGAGTTGCTGCTGCCGCGGCTGGTGATGTTCGGGGCGATGGCGGCGATGCTCGTGATGACGCTCGCGACGCCCGGCGCGTTCACCGGCGACGGCGTGGTCTGGGGGCTCGGGTACTTGGCGGTGCGGCTGCTGCACGCGGCGCTGTTCGCGCTGGCCGCGCGCGGCGACGTGGCGCTGAGCAAGGCCGTGCTGAGCCTGGTCGGCTCGCTCATCCCGGGCGCCGGGCTGATCATCGTCGCCAGCACGGTCGTCGACGAGGGCAGCGCGCGGGACCTGCTGTGGATCGCCGCGCTCGTGCTCGACTACGGGATCGTGCTCGGCCGCGGCGTCGGCGGCTGGCACGTGCACGCCGCGCACTTCGCGGAGCGGTTCGGGCTCGTGCTGATCATCGCCCTCGGCGAGTCGATCGTCGCGATCGGGGTCGGCGCGGAGGGCATCGAGCTCAGCGGGCAGGTGATCCTGGCGGGCGTGCTCGCGGTCGGCATCGCCTGCGTGCTGTGGTGGCTGTACTTCGACGTCGTGGCGGTGGTGGCCGAGCACCGCTTCGTCGAGGCGACCGGGCTGGCGCAGCTGAAGATCGCGCGTGACTCGTACGCGCTGTTGCACCTGCCGATGATCGCGGGCATCGTCCTGTTCGCGCTCGGCGTGAAGAAGGTCATCGGGCACACCGAGGACCCGCTGAAGGACATGCCGGCGGTCGCCCTGTGCGGTGGGCTGGCGCTCTACCTGCTCGCGCACGTCGCCTTCCGGCTGCGCAACGTCGGCTCGGTCAACGTCCCGCGGATCGTCACCGCGGCGGCCTGCCTCGCGCTGATCCCGGTCGCGACGAGCGCGGCGGGCGTCGTCACGCTCGGCCTCCTGCTCGCGGTCTTCGCGGCGCTGACGGCGTTCGAGGTGGTCCGCTACGCCGAGGCCCGCGCGCGCATACGCGCCGCACGTGTCGGCCGGTAA